The sequence AGGCGGCAGCGCGCCCCGTGGAGTCGATCTGCACCGTCTTCCCCTCCGCGGATAGGGTCGCCAGGAGGCGCCCGTACTCCAGCCACTCCGCCACCGGGTCGGAGCCTTCCGCCGCGACGGCCGGGGTCAGGCGCTCCTCGAAGTAGCCCAGCGCCCGGCGGAACGCCTCCGGGCTGCGCTCGCGCAGCTCCTTCAGGCGCTTGCGGTAGAAGTCGCGCGGGTCGCGGGCGCCCGTCGTCTCGAGCGCCTCCTCGAAGCGCCGGTCCGCGCGGTCGCGGAGGTCCTGTGTCGCCATGCTCGTGGGGTGGATGAGGGGTCGCCGGAGGGCGAGAAAGGTACGCGGCGGCATCGGCGGGCGCCACGTCCCCCGCCGACCGCTTACGCCGGTGTCGGGGAGCTCCCGACACCGGCGCGCCACGCCAACCCGGATCCTGCGGGGAATCGGGCACGATTGTTGAGGCGCGCGGCCCGTCCCCGTCCCCCGAGCCCGGAGGTCCGCATGCCGTACCCTGTCTTCGACCCCGCAGGCCCGTCCGCCGTGGGAGCGCAGCCCGCGTTCGAGCTGTCGTGGGAGCTGTTCGGCGAGCTCTGCCGTGTGCTGGCCCTGCGCGTGGCGCACGAGTACGACCCGGAGGTGGTGGTGGGGATCGCCACTGCGGGAGTGCTCCCGGCAGCGGTGATCGCCAGCATCCTGCAGGTGGACTTCTACAGCCTGAAAATCTCCCGGCGGGAGCAGGGCGAGATCGTGCGTGCCTACCCCGAGGTGATGTCGGAGGCGCCGCGGCAGGTGCGCGGCCGGCGGGTGCTGCTCGTGGACGAGATCACCACCAGCGGCGACACCCTGCGCCTGGCCCTCCACCGCGTCCGCGACGTGGGGCCGGAAGACGTACGCACCGCCACCTGCTTCGTGAAGCCCGGCGGCTACCGTCCGGACTACCACGCCCTGGAGACCGGGTCGCTGATCGTCTTCCCCTGGGACCGGCAGGTGGTCTCGGACGAGGGGGAGCTGGTCGTACACCCCGACTACGCCCTGGCCCTGTCCGACGGCCGCTGAAACGGGCGCAGCTCTGCGTTGGGCTGCGGGCGGCTCCCTGCGGCGTACATGAAGTACGCCTCGGTCGCCGTCCTCGCCCGCCTTGATCTGCACTCCGTTTGAGCGGCCTCACTCTCCCGGTGCGGGAACGGCGAACACCAACAAAAGTGCGGGACGGCCTGGCGCCGTCCCGCACTTCGCACTTCCCCGCTTCGGTCTTATCCGCCGCGCGCCATGGAGTCCAGGAACTCCTGGTTGGTCTTCACCTTTTTCATGCGCGAGAGGAGGAACTCGATGGCCTCGGCCGGCGGCATGTCCGACAGGAAGTTGCGGAGCAGGTAGATCCGCGCCAGCTCGGTGTCGCTGAGGAGGAGGTCCTCCTTGCGCGTGCCGGAGCGGTTGATGTCGATCGCCGGGAAGATCCGCTTGTCCGCGATGTGGCGGTCGAGCACCAGCTCCATGTTGCCGGTCCCCTTGAACTCCTCGAAGATCACCTCGTCCATGCGCGAGCCCGTCTCCACCAGCGCCGTGGCGATGATGGTGAGCGAGCCGCCCTCCTCGATGTTCCGGGCCGCGCCGAAGAAGCGCTTGGGCTTGTGCAGCGCGTGCGCGTCCACGCCGCCGGAAAGGATCTTCCCGGAGTGGGGGACCGTCACGTTGTAGGCGCGGGCCAGGCGGGTGATGGAGTCCAGGAGGATCACCACGTCCTTGCCGTGCTCCACCAGGCGCTTGGCCTTCTCCAGCACCATCTCCGCCACCTGCGTGTGGCGGTCGGCGGGCTCGTCGAAGGTCGAGGAGATCACCTCGGCCTTGACGTTCTCCTGCATGTCGGTGACCTCCTCCGGGCGCTCGTCGATGAGCAGCACGATGAGGTGCACCTCCGGGTGGTTCTCCGTGATCGCGTTGGCGATCTTCTGCATCAGGATCGTCTTCCCCGCCTTGGGGGGCGCGACGATCAGGCCGCGCTGCCCCTTGCCGACCGGGGCCACCAGGTCCATGACCCGCATGGACAGGTCGCCGGTCCGGCTCTCCAGCCGGATCCGCTGGTCGGGGTAGCGCGGGCGGAGGTTGTCGAAGGCGATGCGGTGCTTCGACCTGTCCGGCTCGTCGCCGTTGACGCGCTCCACCTTGAGGAGCGCCAGGTAGCGCTCCCCCTCCTTGGGCGGGCGGACCTGCCCCAGCACCGTGTCGCCGGTGCGCAGGTCGAACCGCTTGATCTGGCTGGGGGAGACGTAGATGTCGTCCGGACCGTACAGGTAGTTCCAGTCCTGGGAACGGAGGA comes from Longimicrobiaceae bacterium and encodes:
- a CDS encoding phosphoribosyltransferase family protein, which produces MPYPVFDPAGPSAVGAQPAFELSWELFGELCRVLALRVAHEYDPEVVVGIATAGVLPAAVIASILQVDFYSLKISRREQGEIVRAYPEVMSEAPRQVRGRRVLLVDEITTSGDTLRLALHRVRDVGPEDVRTATCFVKPGGYRPDYHALETGSLIVFPWDRQVVSDEGELVVHPDYALALSDGR
- the rho gene encoding transcription termination factor Rho codes for the protein MDITALKSKTIAELHEMAEGLNISNYSGLRKQDLIYRIEQNLLDSEVVLRGEGVLEVLPEGYGFLRSQDWNYLYGPDDIYVSPSQIKRFDLRTGDTVLGQVRPPKEGERYLALLKVERVNGDEPDRSKHRIAFDNLRPRYPDQRIRLESRTGDLSMRVMDLVAPVGKGQRGLIVAPPKAGKTILMQKIANAITENHPEVHLIVLLIDERPEEVTDMQENVKAEVISSTFDEPADRHTQVAEMVLEKAKRLVEHGKDVVILLDSITRLARAYNVTVPHSGKILSGGVDAHALHKPKRFFGAARNIEEGGSLTIIATALVETGSRMDEVIFEEFKGTGNMELVLDRHIADKRIFPAIDINRSGTRKEDLLLSDTELARIYLLRNFLSDMPPAEAIEFLLSRMKKVKTNQEFLDSMARGG